One Brassica napus cultivar Da-Ae chromosome C4, Da-Ae, whole genome shotgun sequence genomic region harbors:
- the LOC106378888 gene encoding glutathione S-transferase T3-like, whose product MDSYSQSSSFLDLLNNQQQNTQPSLQLSPANVSFDGTQWAEDATLEAHIVEDRKERRKWTPTEDMVLISAWLNTSKDPVVSNEQKAIAFWKRIAAYVAASPKLAGMQKREPTHCKQRWGKINEGVCKFVGCYEAATKEKSSGQNDSDVMKMAHVIFFNDYKVKFTLEHAWLELRHEQKWCGASTTKDKLIKVMSCCIS is encoded by the coding sequence ATGGATTCATATTCTCAATCTTCTAGCTTTCTAGACCTCTTAAACAATCAACAACAAAACACTCAGCCTAGTTTACAACTCTCTCCCGCGAATGTCTCTTTTGATGGTACACAATGGGCTGAAGATGCAACCTTGGAAGCTCACATCGTGGAAGACCGCAAAGAGAGGCGGAAGTGGACACCAACAGAGGACATGGTGCTCATcagtgcttggttgaacacTTCAAAAGATCCGGTTGTGAGTAATGAGCAAAAAGCAATTGCGTTTTGGAAACGAATTGCAGCTTACGTTGCAGCAAGTCCAAAACTTGCTGGAATGCAAAAGAGAGAGCCAACTCACTGCAAACAAAGGTGGGGCAAGATTAATGAAGGCGTCTGTAAGTTTGTTGGGTGTTATGAGGCTGCAACAAAAGAGAAATCAAGCGGCCAGAATGATAGTGATGTCATGAAAATGGCTCATGTGATTTTCTTCAATGATTATAAGGTGAAGTTCACACTTGAGCATGCATGGTTGGAGCTTCGCCATGAGCAGAAATGGTGTGGAGCATCTACTACTAAAGATAAATTGATCAAAGTGATGTCTTGTTGTATCTCGTGA